In Bos taurus isolate L1 Dominette 01449 registration number 42190680 breed Hereford chromosome 11, ARS-UCD2.0, whole genome shotgun sequence, one DNA window encodes the following:
- the SDC1 gene encoding syndecan-1 precursor: MRRAALWLWLCALALRLQPALLHSVAVNMPPEDQDGSGDDSDNFSGSGAGALPDITSSHTPSTWKDLGPVTTTATAPEPTSPDAIAASTTILPTGEQPEGGRAVLLAEVEPGLTAQKEATHPPSETTLHPTTHSVSTARATMAPGPATSHPHRDVQPDHHETSAPTGRGRMEPHRPHVEEGGPPATEKAAEEDPSTQIPVGEGSGEQDFTFDLSGENAAGAAGEPGSRNGAPEDPEATGATGASQGLLDRKEVLGGVIAGGLVGLIFAVCLVGFMLYRMKKKDEGSYSLEEPKQANGGAYQKPTKQEEFYA, from the exons ATGAGGCGCGCGGCGCTCTGGCTGTGGCTCTGCGCGCTGGCGCTGCGCCTGCAGCCGGCCCTCCTG CACAGTGTGGCCGTAAACATGCCCCCCGAAGATCAGGATGGCTCTGGGGACGACAGTGACAACTTCTCTGGCTCGGGCGCAG GTGCTTTGCCAGATATCACCTCATCACACACGCCCTCCACCTGGAAGGACCTGGGGCCCGTGACGACCACAGCCACGGCTCCAGAGCCCACCAGCCCAGATGCCATCGCCGCCTCCACCACCATCCTGCCAACCGGAGAGCAGCCTGAGGGAGGCAGGGCAGTGCTCCTGGCAGAGGTGGAGCCTGGCCTCACCGCCCAGAAGGaggccacccacccacccagtgAGACCACACTGCACCCGACCACTCACAGCGTGTCCACAGCCAGAGCCACCATGGCCCCAGGACCCGCCACCTCCCATCCGCACAGGGACGTGCAGCCCGACCACCATGAGACCTCGGCTCCCACAGGCCGGGGCCGTATGGAGCCGCACAGGCCCCACGTGGAGGAGGGAGGTCCTCCTGCCACTGAGAAGGCGGCTGAGGAGGACCCCTCCACCCAGATCCCAGTGGGAGAGGGCTCTGGGGAGCAG GACTTCACCTTCGACTTGTCCGGGGAGAATGCGGCCGGGGCCGCAGGGGAACCTGGCTCACGGAATGGAGCCCCGGAGGATCCTGAGGCCACGGGGGCAACGGGGGCCTCACAGGGCCTCCTGGATCGGAAGGAAGTCCTGGGAG GGGTCATTGCTGGAGGCCTCGTGGGGCTCATCTTTGCCGTGTGCTTGGTGGGTTTCATGCTGTACCGGATGAAGAAGAAGGACGAGGGCAGCTACTCCTTGGAGGAGCCAAAACAAGCCAACGGCGGGGCCTACCAGAAGCCCACTAAGCAGGAGGAGTTCTACGCCTGA